The following are encoded together in the Labeo rohita strain BAU-BD-2019 chromosome 17, IGBB_LRoh.1.0, whole genome shotgun sequence genome:
- the alkbh1 gene encoding nucleic acid dioxygenase ALKBH1, whose amino-acid sequence MTAKMAASIVEHGEDAFRKLFKFYKRRNPPPDFSEVINFSKPCNDKVFTCELNTTPISEEDVSKAGLRPVKEWRAFGLHGYPGFIFISNPFLPGSQQYWVKQCLKTYPQKPNVCNLDMHMSSVETENIWEKSIDVIRRKGCGKREPKTLLEKLRWVTLGYHYDWNSKTYSPDYYTPFPKELHLLAHKVAAACGFPGFNAEAGILNYYRSDSSLGIHVDESELDHTRPLLSFSFGQTAVFLLGGTKREDRPTAMFMTSGDIMVMSGPSRLLYHAVPCIVPAPAGNVLPSCLGQRLETEAQDDDIIQSVSEEDWDVCSWYLQTSRVNVTLRQVLASGQTFPSSQASNLSTDNCEKSEETQKNKKRKSESGYECDT is encoded by the exons ATGACGGCAAAGATGGCAGCCTCCATAGTGGAGCATGGAGAAGATGCTTTTAGAAAATTGTTCAAGTTTTACAAGAGGAGGAATCCTCCTCCAGACTTCAGTGAGGTCATTAATTTCTCCAAACCTTGTAACGACAAG GTTTTTACCTGTGAACTTAACACCACTCCTATAAGTGAGGAAGATGTTTCCAAAGCTGGTCTTCGGCCGGTAAAAGAATGGAGGGCATTTGGTCTTCATGGATATCCAG GGTTTATCTTCATATCCAACCCGTTCCTGCCGGGTTCTCAGCAGTACTGGGTAAAGCAGTGTCTAAAGACTTATCCACAGAAACCCAACGTGTGTAACCTGGATATGCATATGTCATCTGTGGAGACTGAAAACATCTGGGAAAAAAGTATAGATGTTATTCG GAGGAAAGGCTGTGGGAAAAGAGAGCCCAAGACTCTACTAGAAAAACTGCGCTGGGTGACACTTGGTTACCACTATGATTGGAACTCCAAG ACTTACTCCCCAGACTACTACACTCCCTTCCCCAAGGAACTTCACTTGCTTGCTCACAAAGTGGCAGCAGCCTGTGGATTTCCTGGTTTTAACGCAGAGGCGGGCATTCTGAACTACTACCGATCTGATTCGTCGCTTGGAATCCATGTTGATGAATCAGAGCTCGACCATACCCGGCCTTTGTTGTCTTTCAG TTTTGGGCAAACTGCCGTTTTCCTGTTGGGCGGGACTAAGCGTGAAGACCGGCCCACGGCCATGTTCATGACCAGCGGTGACATAATGGTGATGTCAGGACCCAGCCGCCTACTGTATCACGCCGTACCCTGCATAGTCCCCGCCCCCGCTGGAAACGTGCTGCCATCCTGCCTGGGCCAGAGACTAGAGACGGAGGCACAGGACGATGACATCATCCAAAGCGTGTCAGAAGAGGATTGGGATGTTTGCTCCTGGTACTTGCAGACATCTCGAGTAAATGTGACCTTGCGACAAGTACTTGCTTCAGGTCAGACCTTTCCAAGTTCACAGGCATCAAATCTGTCAACAGACAACTGTGAGAAATCAGAAGAAACTCAAAAAAATAAGAAGAGGAAAAGCGAATCAGGCTATGAGTGTGATACCTAA
- the slirp gene encoding SRA stem-loop-interacting RNA-binding protein, mitochondrial yields the protein MAGTAAGKKVFEVFVSKLPWTVATREVKEYFGQFGQVKKCLLPFDKETGFHRGFCWIGFSTEEGLQNVLQKDPHIIEGAKLQVQKNRKPFSGRKSNKEAEEI from the exons ATGGCGGGGACAGCAGCAGGCAAGAAGGTTTTTGAAGTATTTGTCTCAAAATTACCATGGACCGTCGCAACGA GAGAAGTTAAAGAATATTTTGGGCAGTTTGGCCAGGTGAAGAAGTGTCTACTGCCATTT GATAAAGAAACGGGTTTCCATAGGGGTTTTTGCTGGATAGGGTTCTCTACAGAGGAAGGGCTGCAGAATGTATTACAGAAGGATCCTCACATCATTGAAGGAGCAAAG cTCCAGGTGCAGAAAAACAGAAAGCCATTTTCTGgaagaaaatcaaacaaagaAGCAGAGGAGATCTGA